In Desulfurobacteriaceae bacterium, a single genomic region encodes these proteins:
- the smpB gene encoding SsrA-binding protein SmpB produces MAGRTPEIKNKKAYYDYEILEKYEAGIALKGTEVKSLREGKANLRDAFVRIENGEAFLFNAYIAPYTHGNLFNHEPTRTRKLLLHKSEIKRLLGKTQEKGLTIIPLRMYFNNRGKVKVEIALARGKKKYDKREAIKRREMEREAQKAMKYFKLF; encoded by the coding sequence ATGGCAGGAAGAACACCAGAAATAAAGAATAAAAAGGCATACTACGATTACGAGATACTTGAAAAATACGAAGCAGGAATTGCCCTGAAAGGAACAGAGGTTAAGTCCTTAAGGGAAGGTAAAGCCAATTTGAGAGATGCGTTCGTTAGAATTGAAAACGGAGAAGCATTTCTTTTTAACGCTTATATAGCTCCCTATACTCATGGAAACCTTTTTAACCACGAACCTACAAGAACTCGAAAACTTCTACTTCATAAGTCAGAAATAAAAAGACTTCTAGGAAAAACTCAAGAAAAGGGTCTTACAATAATTCCTCTTAGAATGTACTTTAACAACAGAGGAAAGGTCAAAGTTGAAATAGCCCTTGCAAGGGGTAAGAAGAAGTATGATAAAAGAGAAGCAATAAAGAGAAGAGAGATGGAAAGAGAAGCTCAGAAGGCTATGAAGTATTTTAAATTATTTTAA
- a CDS encoding MBL fold metallo-hydrolase, translating to MGVYNVSPDLDPKEDIVLYDDGKHKVVYLGSRGISSSTGAVDVLSYLVVDNNEGLLIDPGGYHLFSLIVSNVSKYISLDRIKYIYFCHQDPDVCGSLPMWKDVCPEVKIAIGELWTRFLPHFGVEDVEEAVYPIPAEGGNMNLGKTPIDVIPAHYLHSPNHFSLYDPVSKFLFTGDIGIALGKFNYLVVKDWVKHLDLIYLPHRILMCSNKVSKAWAERVKNYEIKAILPQHGAIIPEEYVKYFIKFMENLKCGVDLLQN from the coding sequence ATGGGGGTCTACAATGTTTCTCCTGACCTTGACCCAAAGGAAGATATAGTTCTTTATGATGATGGGAAACATAAGGTTGTTTATTTAGGGAGTAGAGGAATAAGTTCTTCAACCGGTGCTGTAGATGTTCTTTCTTACCTTGTTGTTGACAATAATGAGGGATTACTTATAGATCCGGGAGGATATCATCTTTTTTCTTTAATAGTTTCTAATGTTTCAAAGTACATTTCCCTTGACAGAATTAAATATATCTACTTTTGTCATCAAGATCCTGATGTTTGCGGTTCTTTACCTATGTGGAAAGACGTTTGTCCAGAGGTGAAAATAGCGATAGGGGAACTTTGGACAAGGTTCTTACCACATTTTGGTGTAGAAGATGTCGAAGAAGCGGTTTATCCTATTCCTGCTGAAGGTGGAAATATGAATCTTGGAAAAACACCAATAGATGTTATTCCTGCTCACTATTTACATTCTCCTAACCATTTTTCTCTTTACGACCCGGTTTCCAAGTTTTTGTTTACTGGTGATATAGGAATTGCTCTTGGAAAGTTTAATTACTTGGTAGTAAAGGACTGGGTGAAGCACCTTGACCTTATATACCTTCCTCATCGTATCTTAATGTGTAGCAATAAAGTTAGTAAAGCTTGGGCTGAGAGAGTAAAAAATTACGAGATAAAAGCTATTTTGCCTCAGCATGGAGCAATAATTCCGGAAGAGTATGTTAAATACTTTATAAAGTTTATGGAGAACTTAAAATGCGGAGTAGATCTACTACAAAATTAA
- a CDS encoding carbohydrate kinase family protein: MRDILAFGSIVVDNVLVVKKFASPNETVLAGKFRYTYGGAGSNVAVAAARLSAKSGIFAVSGYDFEKLSYKKCLEEQGVDIRGVIKAESFPMPRSFIISKQDSDDQIIYYYEDKKGTAELLFKNENLALELCKNYRVLHFSTGHFEFYYKLLKNHPFKNIISFDPGQETFTYPYRVARLLKYVDLLFMNKYEAKRIKEILKLRSLEEIRGPKLMCVSLGARGSLVVLKGKTFKVPAVRPKKLVDPTGAGDSHRAGFLVALLKGYDVLSAAKIASTVASFTIEAEGAQVSLPTWEKVMKRYEEFFKERFPEPKTCEKSLKLQTIIDDK; encoded by the coding sequence TTGAGGGATATTTTAGCTTTTGGAAGTATTGTCGTTGATAATGTTCTTGTAGTAAAAAAGTTTGCCTCTCCTAACGAAACCGTCTTGGCTGGAAAATTCCGTTATACCTATGGAGGAGCAGGATCAAATGTTGCCGTTGCGGCGGCAAGGCTTTCTGCAAAAAGTGGAATATTTGCTGTTTCTGGATATGACTTTGAGAAGTTAAGTTACAAAAAATGTTTGGAAGAACAGGGAGTAGATATAAGAGGAGTTATCAAGGCAGAAAGTTTTCCAATGCCAAGAAGTTTCATAATTAGCAAGCAAGATAGTGATGATCAAATAATCTACTACTATGAAGACAAGAAAGGAACAGCAGAGCTTTTATTCAAGAATGAGAACTTGGCTTTGGAACTTTGTAAAAATTACAGAGTCCTTCACTTTTCAACAGGACATTTTGAGTTCTACTATAAACTTTTGAAGAATCATCCTTTTAAGAACATTATAAGCTTTGATCCTGGACAGGAAACTTTTACTTATCCTTATAGAGTAGCAAGACTTTTAAAGTATGTAGATCTTTTATTTATGAACAAGTATGAAGCCAAGAGGATAAAGGAGATCTTAAAACTCAGGAGTTTAGAAGAAATAAGGGGACCAAAACTTATGTGCGTATCTTTGGGGGCAAGAGGTTCTTTAGTGGTTCTTAAAGGAAAAACCTTCAAAGTTCCTGCCGTTAGGCCTAAAAAGCTTGTTGATCCGACAGGTGCAGGTGATTCCCATAGAGCAGGTTTCCTTGTGGCACTCTTAAAAGGGTACGATGTTCTTTCAGCTGCAAAAATTGCCTCAACTGTTGCTTCCTTTACAATTGAGGCAGAAGGTGCGCAGGTGAGCCTTCCTACGTGGGAAAAGGTAATGAAAAGGTATGAGGAGTTTTTCAAAGAGAGGTTTCCAGAACCCAAAACTTGTGAGAAAAGTTTAAAGTTGCAAACTATCATAGACGATAAGTAA
- the nusA gene encoding transcription termination factor NusA has translation MESLGKTIELVCREKGISKEDVIEAVKIGIINAARKAGYKGHLVVKIDEDGKDFGIFQEKTVVEEVKDPNYEISLEEARELFGENVKLGDKVLVEIKTEELGRIAAKAAAQAIHEKISYAERRALFDYFKEKIGDVISGTVKEIRRNGDIVLELGRIIGILPKEEQIPKEKYKIGERIRAYIYDVVFDYKRYNRRKPSKIDDYQPPYVILSRTHPKFLKRLLEIEIPEVAEGLVEIKAVAREPGVRAKVAVDAKEDFIDPVGACIGVKGNRIVPISKELSGEKIEIIRWSDDVAELVARALSPAKVLHYDSYEDENGELRVEVVVPDDQLSLAIGKHGVNARLASKLVGQIVGIDIIKESDFKKLEELEAMEEE, from the coding sequence ATGGAAAGTCTTGGTAAAACAATAGAACTTGTATGTAGAGAAAAAGGGATTTCAAAAGAAGATGTTATTGAAGCTGTAAAAATAGGAATTATTAACGCAGCAAGAAAGGCTGGATATAAAGGACATCTTGTCGTTAAGATAGATGAAGACGGCAAGGACTTTGGAATTTTTCAGGAAAAAACCGTTGTAGAAGAGGTAAAGGATCCTAACTACGAAATTTCCCTTGAAGAAGCGAGAGAGCTTTTTGGGGAAAATGTAAAACTTGGAGATAAAGTTCTTGTTGAAATAAAGACGGAGGAACTAGGACGTATTGCAGCAAAAGCTGCGGCACAGGCAATACATGAAAAGATTTCCTATGCAGAAAGAAGAGCTCTCTTTGACTACTTTAAAGAGAAGATAGGAGATGTAATTTCTGGAACTGTTAAGGAAATAAGGAGAAACGGTGATATCGTTTTAGAGCTTGGAAGGATTATAGGTATTCTTCCAAAAGAGGAACAGATTCCAAAGGAAAAATACAAAATAGGAGAAAGGATAAGAGCTTACATTTACGATGTTGTTTTTGACTATAAAAGGTACAACAGGAGAAAGCCTTCAAAAATTGATGATTACCAACCTCCATACGTTATTCTCTCAAGAACTCACCCTAAGTTTTTAAAGAGACTTCTCGAGATAGAAATTCCGGAAGTAGCAGAAGGACTTGTTGAAATAAAAGCTGTAGCAAGGGAACCGGGCGTTAGAGCAAAGGTTGCAGTAGACGCAAAGGAAGATTTTATAGATCCGGTTGGAGCGTGTATAGGAGTTAAAGGAAATAGAATAGTTCCTATTTCTAAGGAACTTTCTGGAGAAAAGATAGAGATTATTAGATGGTCTGATGATGTAGCTGAACTTGTTGCAAGGGCTTTGTCTCCTGCTAAAGTTCTTCACTATGATTCTTACGAAGATGAAAATGGGGAGCTTAGAGTAGAAGTTGTGGTTCCTGATGATCAACTTTCTTTGGCTATAGGAAAACATGGAGTTAATGCCCGTCTTGCTTCAAAACTTGTTGGACAAATAGTTGGAATAGACATAATTAAAGAGAGCGACTTTAAGAAGCTTGAAGAACTTGAAGCAATGGAAGAGGAGTAA
- a CDS encoding YlxR family protein, translating to MRTCVSCKKKGEIEDFIRFVEFEGKPLPDVARKLPGRGLNVCPDFECIKKFVKKQFKGKVDPQEVYEYTVKTLKGYFLHLLSLSHKTGITVIGQDNIKPLYDREGTLILAKDLSEKTKKRLIRENFLVVDNLFDSFEIGNSLRKDTSIGAVFVENVGIGRTLKNVGGKLLKLTASKEKS from the coding sequence ATGAGAACTTGTGTAAGTTGCAAAAAGAAGGGGGAGATTGAGGACTTTATAAGATTTGTCGAATTTGAAGGGAAACCCCTACCTGATGTAGCAAGGAAATTACCGGGTAGGGGTTTAAACGTTTGTCCAGATTTTGAATGTATAAAGAAGTTTGTAAAGAAACAGTTTAAGGGAAAGGTAGATCCTCAAGAAGTTTACGAATATACAGTTAAAACTCTAAAGGGTTATTTTCTACACCTTCTCTCTCTTTCCCACAAAACCGGTATTACGGTTATTGGTCAGGATAACATAAAGCCTCTTTACGATAGAGAAGGAACGCTCATCTTGGCTAAAGATTTAAGCGAGAAAACAAAAAAAAGATTGATAAGAGAGAATTTTTTAGTTGTTGATAACCTTTTTGATTCTTTCGAGATAGGAAACTCTTTGAGAAAAGATACATCTATCGGAGCTGTATTTGTTGAAAACGTTGGTATAGGAAGAACTTTAAAGAATGTAGGGGGAAAACTTTTGAAACTTACAGCATCTAAGGAGAAATCTTGA
- the rimP gene encoding ribosome maturation factor RimP, whose protein sequence is MEERIQEVVDRVRELLLPILEEGGFELVDIEFVREPVGWVLRIYADRPSGGITISDCQWISERIGTLLDVEDLIPHSYNLEVSSPGLDRPLKTKRDFERHIGIVVKVKTLEPMDNQRNFKGEVISTTEDGVVIHDVSRNAQVEIPYENIKSARVDIDSLFNK, encoded by the coding sequence ATGGAAGAAAGAATCCAAGAGGTTGTGGATAGAGTAAGGGAACTTCTTTTGCCAATTTTAGAAGAAGGTGGTTTTGAGCTTGTGGATATAGAATTTGTAAGAGAACCTGTTGGTTGGGTTTTGAGGATTTATGCCGATAGACCTTCTGGCGGTATTACTATATCCGATTGTCAATGGATTAGTGAAAGAATAGGGACACTTCTTGATGTGGAGGACTTAATACCCCATTCTTACAATCTCGAAGTTTCTTCTCCAGGTCTTGATAGACCTTTAAAGACTAAGCGAGATTTTGAGAGGCACATTGGCATAGTAGTAAAGGTTAAAACTTTAGAACCGATGGATAACCAAAGAAACTTTAAAGGAGAAGTTATTTCAACTACGGAAGATGGTGTAGTTATCCATGACGTATCAAGAAATGCACAGGTTGAGATACCTTACGAGAACATTAAGAGTGCAAGGGTAGATATAGATTCTCTTTTCAACAAGTAA